The proteins below come from a single Euleptes europaea isolate rEulEur1 chromosome 5, rEulEur1.hap1, whole genome shotgun sequence genomic window:
- the ADRA2A gene encoding alpha-2A adrenergic receptor → MFRLQSPSAERGGLFPSLAQEDGPLRPMDGNGSLNGSEVGPPGGPPYPLHTTSALIVLATLLMLVTIFGNVLVIIAVLTSRALKAPQNLFLVSLASADILVATLVIPFSLANEVMGHWYFGKVWCEIYTALDVLFCTSSIVHLCAISLDRYWSITQAIEYNLKRTPRRIKSIIFLVWVISAVISFPPLISIMKQGEPDSSVHQETDSKPESKMPTCSINRETWYIISSSIGSFFAPCLIMILVYVRIYQIAKRRTRVPPSKRGENTESKQNGLADKEDVPAMTKLNGEKGAVAGGSQEREEVNGIDMEDTSSSDHHEDHQSRKQEKAQRGKGKTKLSQIKPGDSLPTRVEEERNAKASRWRGRQNREKRFTFVLAVVIGVFVVCWFPFFFTYTLTAVCKSCYVPDTLFKFFFWFGYCNSSLNPVIYTIFNHDFRRAFKKILCKVDRKRIV, encoded by the coding sequence ATGTTTCGCCTCCAGAGCCCGTCCGCCGAGCGCGGGGGGCTCTTCCCTTCCCTGGCGCAGGAGGACGGCCCCCTCCGGCCCATGGACGGCAACGGGAGCCTCAACGGGAGCGAGGTCGGCCCCCCAGGGGGCCCGCCCTACCCCCTGCACACCACCTCGGCCCTCATCGTCCTGGCCACCCTGCTCATGCTCGTCACCATCTTCGGCAACGTCCTGGTCATCATCGCCGTCCTCACCAGCCGGGCCCTCAAGGCCCCCCAGAACCTTTTCCTGGTCTCCTTGGCCTCGGCCGACATCTTGGTGGCCACCCTGGTCATCCCCTTCTCTCTCGCCAACGAGGTGATGGGCCATTGGTACTTTGGCAAAGTGTGGTGCGAGATCTACACCGCCTTGGACGTGCTCTTTTGCACCTCTTCCATCGTGCATCTCTGCGCCATCAGCCTGGACCGTTACTGGTCCATCACTCAGGCCATCGAGTACAACCTCAAGCGCACCCCCCGCCGCATCAAAAGCATCATCTTCCTTGTCTGGGTCATCTCGGCCGtgatctccttcccacccctcaTCTCCATCATGAAGCAGGGCGAGCCGGACAGTTCGGTCCATCAAGAGACGGACTCAAAGCCAGAGAGCAAGATGCCGACCTGCAGCATCAACAGGGAGACCTGGTACATCATCTCTTCCAGCATTGGTTCGTTTTTCGCTCCCTGCCTTATCATGATCCTGGTTTATGTCCGTATCTACCAGATTGCAAAGAGGAGGACTCGTGTGCCTCCCAGCAAGAGAGGGGAGAATACAGAGAGCAAGCAGAACGGGCTGGCAGATAAGGAAGATGTTCCTGCGATGACCAAACTTAATGGGGAGAAGGGAGCCGTGGCGGGAGGAAGCCAGGAAAGGGAAGAAGTCAATGGCATTGATATGGAGGACACCTCTTCCTCAGACCACCATGAGGACCATCAGTCCCGGAAGCAGGAGAAGGCACAGAGAGGAAAGGGTAAAACCAAGCTAAGCCAGATTAAGCCCGGGGACAGCTTGCCTACGagagtggaggaggagagaaatgcCAAGGCTTCCCGATGGAGGGGCAGGCAGAACCGAGAGAAACGCTTCACCTTTGTGTTGGCAGTAGTGATTGGGGTGTTTGTGGTTTGCTGGTTCCCTTTCTTCTTCACCTACACCTTGACTGCTGTTTGCAAGAGCTGCTATGTGCCTGACACCCTCTTCAAATTCTTCTTCTGGTTTGGTTATTGCAACAGTTCCCTGAACCCTGTCATCTACACGATCTTCAACCATGACTTCAGGAGGGCCTTCAAAAAGATTCTCTGCAAAGTGGACCGGAAACGGATTGTGTGA